The following nucleotide sequence is from Prosthecobacter sp..
CGGATTTTTCGTGTAGCGATCCTCCTTGAGAAAGCTCTTCATCCAGCCGCCGACCTGCAGGCCGTTCTCGTTGTTCTGGCTCTTGCCATGCAGCGCGAGGATGAGCGGATACGACTTCGCCGCGTCGAGTTCCTTCGCGCCATAAAGCGCAAACGGCAGGTCTTTGTGCTTCGACAAGGCCCAGTCGCCGGTGATGAGTTCAGCGAAGACTCCCTCGATCTTTTTGGGTGTGCTGGGCTTCGCGGCCTGCTCCTTCACAAAGGCTTGGTCGGCGGCTGAAAGGCGGTTCAGCGGCACGGGCGTGTCCTTGCCCGCGATCTTGAGCGTCACATGGGTGGCCGTGGCGGAGACAAAGTCCGCCTGGAGCTTGCGGCCGTCCGAAGAGATCCACTCGCGGGCGTGAAGCGAACAGGCGATGAGAAACAGGGTGGTGATGATTCGGGTGAGGTTCATGGCAGCACGAGGTTGTGGGTTCGGGGTAAAACTGTCTGGAAGCGCGTTCTCTTGGGCGCGAGATGGTTATTCGTTGTTTTGATCTTCAAACGGCACATCCTTGCGCGGCTCGGTGCCCAGCCAGAGGACGTTGCCGTCGATGTCCTCGAACTTCATCTCATAGGCCCAGGAGAAGTTTTTGGGCTCCTGGCGGACCTTGACTCCACGGCTCCGCCACAGATGAAACAACGAGTCATCCTCCAGGCCGATCCACACCCAGGTGCCGAGCGTGCCTGCGGGCGATTCATTGAGCATGATCGCGCAGCTGTCTTTCGACACCGAGCAGAGGGTGCTGCCCTCACCGCCGCCCCAGTCGAGCTTGAAGCCGAGCGTCCCGGTGTAGAACTCAAGGCTGCGCGCCAAATTTCCCACCGGCAGAATCGGGATCGTGCATTCAATCTGGCGTTTGGTGGTGTTCATCGTTGCTGGCATTCAGGTTCAAGCCTCAAGTCGTCTGGCAAAGATGTACGCACGCCGGCTCGGGTGCTCGACTTCAGGATAAGGATCGCGCTCGACGATCTCCGCAATCTCGAATCCCGCCGAGGTCAGGTGCCCGGCGATGGCGGCCGACGGATGAAAGTAAAAATCCACGGACACGGGACATCCCCACCAGTCATCGAGATGGAGGGTGTCGTTACCCGCATGAAATCCCGTCAGAAACGAGCCGCCGGGGCGAAGCACGCGGCGCAGTTCCTTCAAGACGGCGGCCAATTCACTCTGCGGGAAGTGGATGAGCGAGTAGAAGGCGGCCATTCCCGCAAAGCAGCCGTCTGGCAGATCCAAGGCCGTCATGTCACCCTGACGAAACTCGATGCCCGGATTCAACTGCCGGGCGCGCTCCACCATCGCGTCTGAGAGATCGATGCCGCATACCCGCGCTCCTTGCTCGTGGAGATAATGCGTCACATGGCCGGGACCGCAGCCCATGTCGCAGATCAGTCCGTCGCCTGCGTTTCTTGCGAGACGCCCGAGCAGTTCGCGATCGAGCGGCTTGTGCCGCAGTTCGTCGTAGATGTGGCGGACGTACTCGTCCGCGACTGCGTCGTAGCTGGTTCGGGTGGTATTCATTGCGCTAAGGCCAGAGAAGTGTCGCCAGATCATCCTCCAGCATTTTCTTTTCGTCCGCATCGGTCACTTTCGCCGCCAGCGCCTTCGCTTCGGTGAGATGCTTGTCGAAAAGCTCGCGCCGCTCGTTCAGCAAGGCCGCGCGTGCCAGCGCCTCGTGCGCGTAGCCGAGGTAAAACGGCGGCTCCTTGCCGCTGACGCGCAAACACAGGCCGCCATAGCGCTCCGCGTTGTTTCCCTGGCCGAGCACGGCATACACGCGCGAAATCTGCCAGTAGCCGATGCTCAGATTCCGGTCCGTGCAGTCCTCCCGCATGCGCCAGTGGGCCAGCGAGGCGTGCGCGAGCGAGATCATGCGTTCGTCGTCCTCCGTACTGCGATTCTTCTTCTCCAGCAGCTCCCACGCACGGTTGAAGCAGTCGGCGCTGAGCTTCTTGTCGTCCTGGCCGTCGGTCTCATACGCCTCGGCATATGATTTGCCGAAATTCGCGATCAAGCGGTCCAGCACGCAGAGGTTCGGCTGGTTGACCGGATCGCCTTCCGCAAGGCTTTCGTGCGCGTTGAGCAGCTCGCGTTTGTCGCCCTTCAAAAACGCCTCCGTGCCATTCACATAGTCATTCCAACGCAGGCCGATGGTCGTGCCGGAGGGATGCCGCGCGAGGTTGAGCTGACTCAGCGCGTGCTCCTTCTCCCCCGCCAGCGCCCAGCACTGCGCAGCGTGGAAGTGCAGGTCCGCCGCGTTGATCGGGTCCAGTTCCGGCTTCAGCGAGAGACAACGCTCGATCAGCGCCGCCGCTTCGCGGTAGCGCCGCACATCGGCGAGCTCACGCCAGTATTTGCCCGGCGTCTGGTCAAACTCGTGCCAGGAGAGCTTTTTGAGGTCGTCGTCGTTCATGGTGCCTTGGATCGTGGTGGTTGCGGTGCCTGGGGTCGGGGGAAACATGGCCTGCATGGCTTTGGGCAGCCGGTTGCGTGTGTTGGAGTTCACTTTGTCGAAGTCCGTGAGCTCCTCGTCCACCTCACCGAGGCCTTCCACGGTCAGGATGCGCAGGTATCGGGCGATGCGCTCGTCTTTGCCGCTGCCGAGCTTCGTGGAGCAGGTGACCCAAAGGATCATCCCATCCGCGCTCCACGCGACCGCCCAGGAATGTCCCTCGGAGAGGCGGAACTCGTGGCTCTGGCCCGGCTTCGAGGTGTAGCTAGGGCCCCAGACGAGTTGCGCGTCAATGATGGGACCTTCATCCGCTTTGCCGCGCTTGGCTTCCGTGATGACCAGTTTCAGATCCTGCGGCAGCTCGTAGCTGCCGGTCTGGGTGGCGACGTTTTTGGCGACGGGCAGTTTCCAGCGCACATGCTTTTGAAAATGGTCGCGCATGGCGAAGTTGTAGGCATCGCACTCGGCCTGGAAGGCACTGCTCAGGATGGAACCGGCCACGCTTTGAATGCGATAGCCGGTTTCTTCATCGACACGCGGAGCCGGATCCATCAACACGCCATAGGCCAGGATGCGGAAATTGAGCGCCTGGATGTCCTTCGCTGCGGCGGCGACACCGAGTTGCTGTGCCTTGGCGATGGCATCGGGACTGTTATCGTTGCTGCCGATCGAACTGGTGATCGGTGAGGCATCATCCGTCCGTGCCGATCCTTTGGGCGAAGCATTTTCGATCTTCAACGTGTCACCATCCGCGATGAAGGTCACCTCATGCACGCGCGCGTCGCGGAAACGATCCGGCGGCGTGCGGTTCGGATGCCCGGACCTGTCATCAATGCTGAACGACCACGCATGCTGCGTGGACACATCTTTGAAAGTGAAGCGACCCTGCGAATCGGTGCGCGTGGCCCCGTAAATGCTGCCGCCGGGGCCGATACGATCACCCGTGATCACGATCTCGCGATTCGCGACCGGTTTGCCGCCTTTGTCGATCAACGTGCCTTGAATCTGCGCGGCGGGCACGAGCACAAAGTCCACCGCCAGCGGTTTCCCCGGCAAAAACGTGCGCGTCGGCCCCGGCTGCCATCCGCCCGCGAGCTGTTGCTTTGTCAGCTCCCATGCCATTTGCAGGTTCCCCGCCTCGCAGAGATTTTTCTCCGTGTAACCGTCTTTGCCGACATGCACGAGCGCGGCTTGCAGCGATCCAGCGCGGTCTTTTTTCGCCATCGAGAAGCCAGGGCCGAACGTCACGCGATAGCGTCCGTCCGCGCCCGTTTTTCCTTCGCTCGTGACATGCAGAGAACCCATGCCCGCGCTGACATGGATGTCAGCGTCCGGCACCGGCTTGTTTGCATCATCCATGACGCGGCCTTCAACGATCCATTCCTCCGGCATGGTGCCAGGAGAGAGATCGGCGGCATTCGGATCGGCCGGCTTTGCCTGCGAGCGTCGCTGCACTTCCTCCTGGATCACTTTCAACTCCTCCCGCGCCTCGTGGGTCTTCGGATGGTTCTCACCGTAAGTCCTCGTGGCGTGCTCCAGGTTCCGCTCACCGATTTCGACCTGCTTGCGCATGCCCGCCTCGTCCATGTTTTGGAGCGCCTCGGCGAAAATCGCCAGATGCTTGGCAAGATTGGCTGCGCGCGCCTGCTCGGCGGCTATTCCAACCCTCTGGTAGGAAGGGATGAGAATCCCGATGAATGCCAGCACCGGTCCGAGCAGTAGAACCGCCAGCAGAATGAAAATGCGTCTCGGCCAGGGATTCGCGATGACGCGGTGTGGCATGTCATGCACCGCCGCCTCCACCTGCGTGCGAAACTCCGCTGCCGTGACGTTGGCGGCCAGTTTCAAGCCCGCCAGCCGCATCACGAAGCAAACCGCCATCAACGCCAGCATCCATGGCAATTCGTGGGGATCGAACATCGGCCACGGTTGCCCGGTGAACAGCCAGATCCCCAGCGCAACAGCCAGATTGCCGCCCAACACCACCAATCCGATCGTCCCACATAACAGCAGCACGCCCGGCCAGCAGAGCCGTCGCCGCCCACCGCGCATGATGAGCAGAGGAGGGTTCCTGGTGACCGTGCCAGCCACGTTCTCTTCAAGTGGAGGTGGTGGGCCGTCCATTGCCTGCACCATTGTCTTCAATTCGACGGCGGTCTGGTAGCGGCGTTCGGGTTCCTTCTCCAGCGCACGGAGCACAATCTCGTCGATGCGGATGTCCACCTGAACGCGTTTCGATGGCGCTTCGATCTTGTCCTTCGGCCGCTCGCCAGTGAGCATCTCGTAAAGCACGACGCCAAGGCTGTAGATGTCCACGCGATGATCTGCGTTGCCGTTCTGCTGCTCGGGAGCGGCGTAATCGGGCGTGCCGAGAGCTGTAGTCCGCGAGTCCTCTCGCGGTTCATCGTCAGATCCGCGAGAAGCCTCGCGGGCTACAATCTTCGCGATCCCAAAATCCGCGATCTTCACCACACCTGTCTTGTCGATGAGCAGGTTCTCCGGCTTGATGTCGCGATGCACGATGCCGTGGTCGTGCGCGCATTGTAGCGCGTCGCACACCGGTGGAACGATGCTCAGCGCCTCCTTCGGCGTGAGGCGCTTCGCTTGCAGGAGCTGCCGCAGATTCACGCCATCCACGAACTCCATCAGCAGGTAGTAAAATCCGCCTGCCTGTCCGAAGTCATACACACCGACGATGTGGGGATGGTTCAGCGCCGCGAGCGCCTGGGCCTCCTTTTCGAACCGTGCCGCAAACTGCGGATCATCCGCACGTTCAGGTGCGAGCAGTTTTAGCGCCACAAAGCGGTTCAGCGACTTCTGCCGTGCCTTGTAAACCACGCCCATGCCGCCACGACCGAGACACTCGATGATTTCGAACTGCGGGAAGTGTGGAGCCAGTTCGGCGGGTGTCAGCGGCGGAATGGCGGCGACATTCTCACCGCCATCCTGTGTGGGTTGGATGATCTGGGCCATCAGGCAGCGCGGACACAGGCCGTCGGTCGCGTTCGGTGTCTCGGCACCGCATTGCGGGCAGTGGGATGATGAAGAATCGCTCATGCCGGTGTCCTGATGCAAATGGGGGGAAACATAACGTACTTTTTTCAACCGCCGAGCGCCGCGAACAAGGCCTGCATCTCCTCCTGCACCATCGCAGGATCGTCCAGCGTGCCGGCGACTTCAGCCTTCACACACTGCCGCAGGCGCTGCTTCAAACGATGCACTGCCATGCGAAACGCATCGAGATTCATGCCACCCGCCGCCGCCAGCGCCCCTTGGTCGCCATAGGCAGCATCACCGGTCAGCAATGGCTTCACCTGTTCGAAAAATGCCTCCCGGCCGTCGGCCTGCAATTCTCTGCGCAAGGCCTCCAGACCAGACGCCAGCACCGTCACAGCCCATTGGCGGTCAAACTCGGCAGCCGGTGTGTTTTGCGCATCGGCCACTTCGCATGCCTCCGCATCGTCCAGTTGCAGCGCTTCCACGCCTCCACCACGTTTCATGCGCCGTGCTGATTCGCGGTGGCGTGAGAGGAAATGCTTCACCGCACCGAGCAAATACGAACGAAACCGTCCGCGTCCGCGATCTGCCGTGTGAATGGCCCCGCCGGCGAGCATTTCGGCAAAAAATGAGTGGCTCATCTCCCGTGCCGAGTCCGTGTCCCGCAGTTCACACCGCAGGAAGGCCAGCACCGGCTCATAGTAGGCATCACAAAGATCCGCCAGCGCACGCCGGCCATCCTCGGAATCTGCCTGAGCCTGGCAGACACGCGTCCACCGCGTGGTGTGAAAGGCAGCAGGGTGGAGAAGGGTGGGGGATTCCAAGGTCATTGCAGGCAGGCACAGCGTGCCACACTTGCCTGACGTTTTGGAAGCGAAACCTCACAGGCTGATTTGATGACAGATCAAATCGCCTGCTTGCACGCCTTGATCGTGTTCGCCATTAGCATCGCAATCGTCATCGGGCCTACGCCGCCGGGAACGGGCGTGATCGCACGGCATTTCGGCGCGACTTCGGCGAAAGCCACATCGCCGACGAGCTTGTAGCCTTTCTCGCTCGCTGGATCGTCCACACGGTTGATACCGACGTCGATGACGACGGCCCCCTCCTTGACGTGCTCGGCCTTGATGAAATGCGGGCGGCCGATGGCGGCGATGATGATGTCGGCAGTGCGGGTGATCGCCGCG
It contains:
- a CDS encoding class I SAM-dependent methyltransferase; translated protein: MNTTRTSYDAVADEYVRHIYDELRHKPLDRELLGRLARNAGDGLICDMGCGPGHVTHYLHEQGARVCGIDLSDAMVERARQLNPGIEFRQGDMTALDLPDGCFAGMAAFYSLIHFPQSELAAVLKELRRVLRPGGSFLTGFHAGNDTLHLDDWWGCPVSVDFYFHPSAAIAGHLTSAGFEIAEIVERDPYPEVEHPSRRAYIFARRLEA
- a CDS encoding sigma-70 family RNA polymerase sigma factor; amino-acid sequence: MESPTLLHPAAFHTTRWTRVCQAQADSEDGRRALADLCDAYYEPVLAFLRCELRDTDSAREMSHSFFAEMLAGGAIHTADRGRGRFRSYLLGAVKHFLSRHRESARRMKRGGGVEALQLDDAEACEVADAQNTPAAEFDRQWAVTVLASGLEALRRELQADGREAFFEQVKPLLTGDAAYGDQGALAAAGGMNLDAFRMAVHRLKQRLRQCVKAEVAGTLDDPAMVQEEMQALFAALGG
- a CDS encoding VOC family protein, with translation MNTTKRQIECTIPILPVGNLARSLEFYTGTLGFKLDWGGGEGSTLCSVSKDSCAIMLNESPAGTLGTWVWIGLEDDSLFHLWRSRGVKVRQEPKNFSWAYEMKFEDIDGNVLWLGTEPRKDVPFEDQNNE
- a CDS encoding protein kinase; amino-acid sequence: MSDSSSSHCPQCGAETPNATDGLCPRCLMAQIIQPTQDGGENVAAIPPLTPAELAPHFPQFEIIECLGRGGMGVVYKARQKSLNRFVALKLLAPERADDPQFAARFEKEAQALAALNHPHIVGVYDFGQAGGFYYLLMEFVDGVNLRQLLQAKRLTPKEALSIVPPVCDALQCAHDHGIVHRDIKPENLLIDKTGVVKIADFGIAKIVAREASRGSDDEPREDSRTTALGTPDYAAPEQQNGNADHRVDIYSLGVVLYEMLTGERPKDKIEAPSKRVQVDIRIDEIVLRALEKEPERRYQTAVELKTMVQAMDGPPPPLEENVAGTVTRNPPLLIMRGGRRRLCWPGVLLLCGTIGLVVLGGNLAVALGIWLFTGQPWPMFDPHELPWMLALMAVCFVMRLAGLKLAANVTAAEFRTQVEAAVHDMPHRVIANPWPRRIFILLAVLLLGPVLAFIGILIPSYQRVGIAAEQARAANLAKHLAIFAEALQNMDEAGMRKQVEIGERNLEHATRTYGENHPKTHEAREELKVIQEEVQRRSQAKPADPNAADLSPGTMPEEWIVEGRVMDDANKPVPDADIHVSAGMGSLHVTSEGKTGADGRYRVTFGPGFSMAKKDRAGSLQAALVHVGKDGYTEKNLCEAGNLQMAWELTKQQLAGGWQPGPTRTFLPGKPLAVDFVLVPAAQIQGTLIDKGGKPVANREIVITGDRIGPGGSIYGATRTDSQGRFTFKDVSTQHAWSFSIDDRSGHPNRTPPDRFRDARVHEVTFIADGDTLKIENASPKGSARTDDASPITSSIGSNDNSPDAIAKAQQLGVAAAAKDIQALNFRILAYGVLMDPAPRVDEETGYRIQSVAGSILSSAFQAECDAYNFAMRDHFQKHVRWKLPVAKNVATQTGSYELPQDLKLVITEAKRGKADEGPIIDAQLVWGPSYTSKPGQSHEFRLSEGHSWAVAWSADGMILWVTCSTKLGSGKDERIARYLRILTVEGLGEVDEELTDFDKVNSNTRNRLPKAMQAMFPPTPGTATTTIQGTMNDDDLKKLSWHEFDQTPGKYWRELADVRRYREAAALIERCLSLKPELDPINAADLHFHAAQCWALAGEKEHALSQLNLARHPSGTTIGLRWNDYVNGTEAFLKGDKRELLNAHESLAEGDPVNQPNLCVLDRLIANFGKSYAEAYETDGQDDKKLSADCFNRAWELLEKKNRSTEDDERMISLAHASLAHWRMREDCTDRNLSIGYWQISRVYAVLGQGNNAERYGGLCLRVSGKEPPFYLGYAHEALARAALLNERRELFDKHLTEAKALAAKVTDADEKKMLEDDLATLLWP